The following nucleotide sequence is from Armatimonadota bacterium.
AGTCTTGTAATGGCGCCAGGCGCATCATTTGTGTGTAATGTGGCAAGCACTAAATGTCCCGTCAAAGCAGCTTCGATTGCTATCATGGCTGTTTCTTGGTCTCGAATTTCGCCAACCATTATTATGTCAGGGTCCTGGCGGAGCATTGTCCGCAAACCACTAGCAAAGGTTAGGCCTGCTTTTACGTTAACTTGTGTCTGAGTTATTCCCTCAAGTTCGTATTCAACAGGGTCCTCAATTGTCAAAATGTTCTTCTCACCGGAATTTAGCTTATTCAAAACAGAATAAAGAGTTGTCGACTTGCCACTTCCTGTTGGTCCAGTAACCAATATGATGCCGTATGTTCGGCTTATAATAGACTCAAACATTTCCAGGGTTTCTGGAAGAAAACCCAGCTTGTTAAGACCTAGCAGGACCGAGTTTTTGTCTAATACCCTCAGAACGACTTTCTCGCCGTAAACACTTGGAAGGGTAGACACGCGAAAATCATAGTGCTTCCCATCCACAATCGCACTGATACGTCCATCCTGAGGCGCCCGCTTTTCCGCAATATCCATATTTGCCATGATCTTCAGCCTTGAAATTAAAGACGCCTGCGCTTTCTTTGGCACTATCAATCCATCGTGTAGAATGCCATCAATTCGATAGCGTACCCTCAATGAATTCTTGCCTGGCTCAATATGGATATCACTACATTTGTCTTGTATGCCCCTTGTTAGAATAAGATTGGCCAACCGAACTACCGGAGCTTCTTCGCTAAGTTCACGAAGCTCCTCAATACTAACTTCTTCCTCTGTGGTTTCACGTTCCGCTACCGCAATATTTGTCGTTTCCATATCATCAATCAGCTCACTTACGGCTTCAGTCGGCGACTTAATAGTGCCGTAGTGCTGACTGATGGCGTTCATTATATCTTCTTCGGTAGCTATTACAGGCTCGACTTCAAGCCCTGTAATTAAGCGAACTTCATCTGTCGCAAAGATGTCGAGGGGGTTTTTCATTGCCAGGGTAAGCTTGCCATTTTCCCTGGCAATTGGCAAAATTTTATATCTGCGCGCAATTTCTTGGGAGATCAACTTAATCGCTTCAGGCTCAGGAGTGCGCTCGGTAAGATCAACATAAGGCACACCCCAGTGGATTCCCAAGCACTTGACCTTGTCACGCTCGGAGATGAGCCCCATACTTACGAGCACATCACCGATTGTTTCTCGGTTGCCCAATTGGCGCTGCTTTTCAATAGCCTGATTAAGTTGTTCTTCCGTTATAAGTTTTGCGTTTACGAATATTGCGCCGATAGACTTTCTTTGCACGAGGAAAACTCCCCACCACAGAAGTTTATTTTTTGGGTGGGCGTGTCATTGCAAACCCGCCCACAGCTCTTAGTAGTTACCAATCCTAACAGTCTGTCAGATATTTGTTATTTGTCGAATGAAAACATCTACGCTATTTGCTTGCACCAACAATTTTTGGAGTAATAAACATCATTATCTCTGAGCGTATCTTCTCATTATGCTTATTCTTAAATAACCCACCAATTATTGGTAGGTCGCTGAGGAATGGTATTCCCGTCATGCGCTCGCGGTCTTCTTCGGTTATGAGACCACCAATTACGATCGTCTCTCCATCTTTCACGCGAACTGTGCTGTCTATGAAGCGACGTGAAATCTCGGGAAGGAGAAGGTCAGCTGGCGTCTTCAAGAAGCTTTTAATTACACTAGCCTCTGGGTGAAGGTCCATAGTGATATAACCATCCGAGCTTACCCTGCTAACTACGTGAAGCTGGACACCAACCCTTGCCGTTTCAGTTGTTACATTTACGCCTGTAGTAGTAACCTGAACA
It contains:
- the gspE gene encoding type II secretion system ATPase GspE; translated protein: MQRKSIGAIFVNAKLITEEQLNQAIEKQRQLGNRETIGDVLVSMGLISERDKVKCLGIHWGVPYVDLTERTPEPEAIKLISQEIARRYKILPIARENGKLTLAMKNPLDIFATDEVRLITGLEVEPVIATEEDIMNAISQHYGTIKSPTEAVSELIDDMETTNIAVAERETTEEEVSIEELRELSEEAPVVRLANLILTRGIQDKCSDIHIEPGKNSLRVRYRIDGILHDGLIVPKKAQASLISRLKIMANMDIAEKRAPQDGRISAIVDGKHYDFRVSTLPSVYGEKVVLRVLDKNSVLLGLNKLGFLPETLEMFESIISRTYGIILVTGPTGSGKSTTLYSVLNKLNSGEKNILTIEDPVEYELEGITQTQVNVKAGLTFASGLRTMLRQDPDIIMVGEIRDQETAMIAIEAALTGHLVLATLHTNDAPGAITRLLDMGVESFLIASAVIGVLAQRLLRTICPKCKEMYTPPRDAIRRLGMNVDENSDVTFYRGKGCDHCKGTGYKGRIGIYELMPITDKIRDLILAKSSSYAIKEAAIEAGMKTLKDDAMEKILLGLTTLEESLRVIYAG